In Enterobacter cloacae, the following are encoded in one genomic region:
- the narK gene encoding MFS transporter, protein MSHSSAPERENGAVITEWRPEDPAFWQQRGHRVASRNLWISVPCLLLAFCVWMLFSAVAVNLPKVGFAFTTDQLFMLTALPSLSGALLRVPYAFMVPVFGGRRWTAFSTGIMIVPCVWLGFAVQDTSTPFSVFVMISLLCGFAGANFASSMANISFFFPKAKQGGALGINGGLGNMGVSVMQLIAPLAISVSIFAAFGGGGVEQADGSSLYLQNAAWIWVPFLVVFTLAAWFFMNDLSASKASLSEQLPVLKRGHLWVMALLYLATFGSFIGFSAGFAMLSKTQFPEVQILHFAFFGPFIGALGRSLGGMVSDRLGGTRVTLVNFVVMAVFCALLFLTLPTGGQGGNFIAFFGVFMVLFLAAGLGSASTFQMISVIFRKLTMDRVKAQGGSEEQAMREAATDTAAALGFISAIGAIGGFFIPKAFGISLDLTGSPAGAMKVFLVFYIACVVITWLVYGRNTKKNK, encoded by the coding sequence ATGAGTCACTCATCCGCTCCCGAAAGGGAAAATGGTGCCGTTATTACAGAATGGCGTCCGGAGGATCCGGCGTTCTGGCAACAGCGCGGCCATCGTGTAGCAAGTCGTAATTTGTGGATTTCCGTTCCGTGTTTATTGTTAGCGTTTTGCGTATGGATGCTGTTTAGTGCCGTGGCGGTTAACCTGCCGAAAGTCGGTTTTGCCTTTACCACCGACCAGTTGTTTATGCTGACCGCACTGCCGTCGCTGTCAGGCGCACTGTTGCGTGTCCCTTACGCATTTATGGTGCCGGTCTTTGGCGGTCGTCGCTGGACGGCGTTCAGTACCGGTATCATGATCGTGCCTTGCGTGTGGCTCGGTTTCGCCGTGCAGGATACTTCCACGCCGTTTAGCGTGTTCGTGATGATTTCCCTGCTGTGCGGTTTTGCCGGTGCTAACTTTGCTTCCAGCATGGCAAACATCAGCTTCTTCTTCCCGAAAGCGAAGCAGGGCGGTGCGCTGGGTATTAACGGCGGTCTGGGGAACATGGGCGTGAGCGTGATGCAGCTGATTGCACCGCTGGCGATCTCTGTCTCCATCTTCGCGGCCTTTGGTGGCGGTGGTGTTGAGCAGGCGGATGGGTCTTCCCTGTACCTGCAGAATGCGGCCTGGATTTGGGTACCGTTCCTGGTGGTATTCACTCTGGCAGCCTGGTTCTTTATGAATGACCTGTCTGCGTCGAAGGCGTCGCTGAGCGAGCAGTTGCCGGTACTGAAGCGCGGTCACCTGTGGGTGATGGCGCTACTGTATCTGGCAACGTTCGGTTCGTTTATCGGTTTCTCGGCGGGCTTTGCCATGCTGTCGAAAACGCAGTTCCCGGAAGTACAGATCCTGCATTTTGCGTTCTTCGGTCCATTTATCGGCGCGCTGGGGCGTTCTCTGGGCGGGATGGTGTCTGACCGTCTGGGCGGGACCCGCGTCACCCTCGTGAACTTTGTTGTGATGGCTGTCTTCTGTGCGCTGCTGTTCCTGACGCTGCCGACAGGCGGACAGGGTGGTAACTTCATCGCCTTCTTCGGCGTGTTTATGGTGCTGTTCCTGGCGGCCGGTCTGGGCAGTGCTTCAACCTTCCAGATGATCTCCGTTATCTTCCGTAAGCTGACGATGGATCGCGTGAAAGCGCAGGGTGGAAGTGAAGAGCAGGCAATGCGTGAAGCTGCGACCGATACTGCGGCGGCGCTGGGCTTTATCTCGGCGATTGGCGCGATTGGCGGCTTCTTTATCCCGAAAGCGTTCGGTATCTCCCTGGATCTGACCGGCTCTCCGGCCGGGGCAATGAAAGTGTTCCTCGTCTTCTATATCGCCTGCGTCGTGATTACGTGGCTGGTATATGGCCGTAATACCAAGAAAAACAAGTAA
- the narX gene encoding histidine kinase gives MLKRCLSPLTLVNQLALIVLLSTAIGVTGMAISGWLVQGVQGNAHAINEAGSLRMQSYRLLASVPLTQDDQKLVDDMERTAFSPALEQAAIRAGQESQLKSLQNYWHTQLEPGLKQAARADTVAQDVAGFVSRIDALVSSFDQATELRINRVVMVHRAMALFMALLLIFTIVWLRARLLNPWKQLLAMARAVTARDFTQRTHISGRNEMAMLGQALNTMSEELSESYAVLEQRVQEKTAGLEQKNEILSFLWQANRRLHMQVPLCERLSPVLNGLQNLTLLHDLELRVYDVEDEENHQEFTCQSDMSCDDKGCHLCPRGLPPLTTSGTTLKWRLTDSHTQYGILLATLPAGRHLSHDQQQLVDTLVEQLTATLALDRHQEKQQQLIVMEERATIARELHDSIAQSLSCMKMQVSCLQMQDAGMPESSKQLLSQIRNELNTSWVQLRELLTTFRLQLTEPGLRPALESSCQEFSARLGFPVKLDYQLPPRFVPSHQAIHLLQIAREALSNVLKHSGATAVTVTVSQHTNQVKLTVQDNGCGVPENAERTNHYGLIIMRDRAQSLRGDCQVRRREPGGTEVVVTFIPEKPLTTAQGENHD, from the coding sequence ATGTTAAAAAGATGTTTATCCCCGTTGACGCTGGTTAACCAGCTGGCGCTTATTGTCTTGCTGTCTACCGCTATCGGTGTGACCGGCATGGCTATCTCTGGCTGGCTGGTACAGGGGGTACAGGGTAATGCACATGCCATCAATGAGGCAGGTTCACTACGCATGCAGAGTTACCGTCTGCTGGCGTCGGTACCGTTGACGCAGGATGACCAGAAGCTGGTTGACGACATGGAGCGTACCGCATTCAGCCCGGCGCTGGAACAGGCCGCCATTCGCGCCGGACAAGAGTCTCAGCTTAAATCACTGCAGAACTACTGGCACACGCAACTGGAGCCGGGGTTAAAACAGGCTGCACGCGCCGACACCGTCGCCCAGGACGTTGCCGGGTTCGTTTCACGCATTGATGCGCTGGTCTCCTCTTTCGATCAAGCCACTGAGCTACGCATTAACCGCGTGGTGATGGTTCACCGCGCGATGGCGCTGTTCATGGCGCTGCTGCTGATTTTCACCATCGTCTGGCTACGCGCGCGGCTGTTGAATCCGTGGAAACAGCTGCTGGCGATGGCGCGCGCCGTGACGGCAAGAGACTTTACGCAGCGTACCCATATCAGCGGGCGTAACGAAATGGCGATGCTGGGTCAGGCGCTCAATACCATGTCGGAAGAGCTGTCAGAAAGCTACGCGGTGCTGGAGCAACGGGTACAGGAAAAAACGGCCGGGCTTGAGCAGAAAAACGAAATCCTCTCGTTCCTGTGGCAGGCCAACCGACGTCTGCATATGCAGGTGCCGCTGTGCGAGCGGCTCTCTCCGGTACTGAACGGCCTGCAAAACCTGACGCTACTCCATGACCTGGAGCTGCGGGTCTACGACGTTGAAGATGAAGAAAATCATCAGGAATTTACCTGTCAGTCGGACATGTCCTGCGATGACAAAGGGTGTCACCTTTGCCCACGCGGTTTACCGCCTCTGACCACCAGCGGCACAACGCTTAAGTGGCGGCTGACAGACAGCCACACGCAGTACGGTATTTTACTCGCAACGCTACCTGCCGGACGCCACCTCAGCCACGACCAACAGCAGCTGGTAGATACTCTGGTGGAGCAGTTAACGGCCACGCTGGCGCTCGACAGGCATCAGGAAAAACAGCAGCAGTTGATCGTCATGGAAGAACGCGCCACCATCGCCCGTGAGCTTCACGACTCCATTGCCCAGTCGCTCTCCTGTATGAAAATGCAGGTGAGCTGCCTGCAGATGCAGGATGCGGGCATGCCGGAAAGCAGCAAACAGTTACTGAGCCAGATCCGCAACGAGCTGAATACCTCCTGGGTACAACTTCGCGAGCTGTTGACCACTTTCCGCCTGCAGCTGACCGAACCGGGCCTGCGTCCCGCGCTGGAGTCCAGCTGTCAAGAATTTAGCGCCCGACTGGGGTTCCCGGTGAAGCTGGATTACCAGCTCCCCCCGCGTTTCGTCCCTTCCCATCAGGCCATCCATTTATTGCAGATCGCCCGCGAAGCCCTGAGCAACGTGCTCAAACATTCCGGCGCGACGGCAGTGACGGTAACCGTCAGCCAGCACACGAATCAGGTGAAGCTCACGGTTCAGGACAACGGCTGCGGCGTGCCGGAAAATGCCGAAAGAACTAACCACTATGGTTTAATTATCATGCGAGACCGCGCGCAAAGCCTGCGCGGCGATTGCCAGGTTCGTCGGAGAGAGCCCGGTGGCACTGAAGTCGTGGTCACCTTTATTCCCGAAAAACCGCTTACAACTGCTCAAGGAGAAAACCATGACTAA
- a CDS encoding nitrate reductase, with protein sequence MNETRTTCPYCGVGCGVVARVEDDKIAVRGDENHPANSGRLCVKGSALGETTGLQGRLLRPVVDGHQVEWGEALSTAGERLREVIDTWGPQAVAFYASGQLLTEDYYAANKLMKGFIGAANIDTNSRLCMSSAVVGYKRAFGEDIVPCSYDDVENSDLVVLVGSNAAWTHPVLYQRLVQARQANPEMKVVVIDPRKTATCDIADLHLALTPGSDAGLFVGLLNVIQGTDVWPMARVAEFCGLSPEEIGTFYDWFLTAPRAITLYTMGINQSSSGSDKCNAIINVHLASGKFAKQGCGPFSLTGQPNAMGGREVGGLANQLAAHMNFEPDDLSRVARFWGTARLAQTPGLMAVELFDAIARGEVKAVWIMGTNPAVSLPDSHAVCQALASCPLVMVSEVMEETDTSRFAHIRFPVLGWGEKNGTVTNSERRISRQRAFLPAPGEAKPDWWVIVQVAKQLGYGEAFAWTHPQEIFCEHAALTAFENNGERALNLRELAALTRDEWDALEPYQWSAGDFPRRQIVPVEPTSHAATVDALYPLLLNTGRIRDQWHTMTRTGYVARLMQHIAEPFVDICATDATRFALHDGQLARISSPRGVMVARARIHDGLRAGELFVPMHWNGCFARQGKVNTLVEGRCDPLSGQPESKQTAVRIMPWQPGWQGELYARTLPELPSSVYWWRKASRLTIAGDKPLLEWVMNYCTARGWQMQIAQTGERSSVLAWHQGELMLGYWEGTELPALAHTFIEEAFRNAPVQLAERHALLNGQNPGTRVEPGRIICSCFSVGENAIREAIAGGCDSAAALGATLRCGTNCGSCVPELKTLIGSRG encoded by the coding sequence ATGAATGAAACCCGAACAACGTGCCCTTACTGCGGGGTGGGCTGTGGTGTGGTCGCCAGAGTCGAGGACGATAAGATCGCTGTGCGGGGAGATGAAAACCACCCCGCAAATAGCGGTCGGCTTTGCGTAAAAGGTTCGGCGTTGGGTGAAACCACCGGGCTGCAGGGGCGCTTATTGCGTCCCGTTGTCGACGGTCATCAGGTGGAGTGGGGAGAGGCGCTGAGTACGGCAGGCGAACGACTGCGGGAGGTCATCGACACCTGGGGGCCGCAGGCCGTGGCGTTTTACGCGTCTGGCCAGCTGTTAACCGAGGACTATTACGCCGCCAACAAGCTGATGAAAGGGTTTATCGGCGCGGCGAATATTGATACCAACTCGCGGCTCTGCATGTCGTCGGCAGTGGTGGGCTATAAGCGAGCCTTTGGTGAAGACATTGTACCGTGCAGCTATGACGATGTGGAAAACAGCGATCTGGTGGTGCTGGTCGGGTCGAATGCAGCATGGACGCACCCGGTGTTGTATCAGCGGCTGGTACAGGCGCGGCAGGCTAATCCGGAGATGAAAGTGGTGGTGATCGACCCACGCAAAACCGCCACCTGCGATATCGCTGACCTGCATCTGGCGCTTACACCCGGCAGTGACGCCGGGCTGTTTGTCGGTTTGCTTAACGTTATCCAGGGCACTGACGTGTGGCCGATGGCCCGCGTGGCGGAGTTTTGTGGCCTGTCGCCGGAAGAGATTGGCACTTTTTACGACTGGTTTCTCACTGCTCCGCGCGCCATCACGCTCTATACGATGGGGATCAACCAGTCCTCCAGCGGCAGCGACAAGTGTAATGCCATCATCAACGTCCATCTTGCCAGCGGAAAATTTGCTAAACAGGGCTGTGGTCCGTTTTCGCTGACCGGACAGCCAAATGCGATGGGAGGGCGGGAAGTGGGCGGCCTGGCGAATCAGCTGGCGGCACACATGAACTTTGAACCGGACGATCTCTCGCGAGTGGCACGTTTCTGGGGAACTGCGCGGCTGGCGCAAACGCCAGGGCTGATGGCGGTAGAGCTGTTTGATGCCATTGCCCGTGGTGAGGTGAAAGCGGTGTGGATTATGGGCACCAACCCGGCCGTGTCGCTGCCGGACAGTCACGCGGTGTGCCAGGCGCTGGCGAGCTGTCCACTGGTGATGGTGTCTGAGGTGATGGAGGAAACCGATACCAGCCGGTTTGCCCATATCCGTTTCCCGGTACTGGGCTGGGGAGAGAAAAACGGCACGGTGACCAACTCTGAACGGCGTATTTCACGCCAGCGTGCCTTCCTGCCTGCGCCGGGAGAGGCAAAACCGGACTGGTGGGTCATCGTTCAGGTGGCGAAACAGCTGGGCTACGGCGAGGCGTTTGCCTGGACACATCCGCAGGAGATTTTTTGCGAACATGCGGCGCTTACGGCATTTGAAAATAACGGCGAGCGGGCGTTGAACTTGCGCGAACTTGCTGCGCTCACCCGCGATGAATGGGATGCTCTGGAGCCATACCAGTGGTCGGCAGGGGATTTTCCGCGCCGGCAGATTGTGCCCGTTGAGCCGACGTCACACGCCGCTACCGTGGATGCACTTTATCCTCTGCTGTTAAACACCGGGCGCATTCGCGATCAATGGCACACCATGACCCGCACGGGGTACGTCGCCAGACTGATGCAACATATCGCCGAGCCGTTTGTCGATATTTGTGCTACCGATGCCACGCGGTTTGCACTGCACGACGGGCAGCTGGCGCGGATCAGCTCACCGCGCGGGGTGATGGTTGCCAGGGCTCGCATCCACGATGGACTGCGGGCGGGGGAGTTGTTTGTGCCGATGCACTGGAATGGGTGTTTCGCCCGTCAGGGAAAAGTGAATACGCTGGTGGAAGGGCGCTGCGATCCGCTCTCGGGTCAGCCGGAAAGCAAACAAACGGCCGTGAGGATCATGCCCTGGCAGCCCGGCTGGCAGGGTGAACTTTACGCCCGCACGCTGCCGGAACTGCCGTCTTCCGTTTACTGGTGGCGCAAAGCCTCACGTCTGACGATTGCAGGTGATAAGCCGCTGCTGGAATGGGTGATGAACTACTGCACGGCCCGGGGCTGGCAGATGCAAATCGCCCAGACCGGCGAACGCAGTAGCGTACTGGCCTGGCATCAGGGTGAGCTGATGCTCGGTTACTGGGAAGGTACAGAACTGCCGGCGCTGGCACATACGTTTATAGAAGAGGCATTTCGTAACGCCCCCGTGCAGCTTGCTGAACGCCATGCGCTGCTGAACGGGCAAAACCCGGGGACGCGCGTGGAGCCGGGGCGGATCATCTGCAGCTGCTTTAGCGTGGGTGAAAATGCAATACGTGAGGCGATTGCCGGAGGGTGTGATTCCGCTGCGGCACTGGGGGCAACATTGCGCTGTGGCACGAACTGCGGATCGTGTGTACCGGAGCTGAAGACATTGATTGGGTCGAGGGGATAA
- the narL gene encoding DNA-binding response regulator yields the protein MTNQEPASILLIDDHPMLRTGVKQLVSMAPDITVVGEASNGEQGIELAESLDPDLILLDLNMPGMNGLETLDKLREKSLSGRVVVFSVSNHEEDVVTALKRGADGYLLKDMEPEDLLKALQQAAAGEMVLSEALTPVLAASLRANRATSDRDVSQLTPRERDILKLIAQGLPNKMIARRLDITESTVKVHVKHMLKKMKLKSRVEAAVWVHQERIF from the coding sequence ATGACTAATCAGGAACCGGCATCCATCCTGTTGATCGACGACCATCCGATGCTGCGTACTGGCGTAAAACAGCTGGTCAGCATGGCACCCGATATCACCGTGGTTGGCGAAGCCAGCAATGGCGAACAGGGTATTGAGCTTGCCGAATCCCTCGATCCCGATCTGATCTTACTCGATCTGAATATGCCCGGCATGAACGGTCTGGAAACCCTCGACAAGCTGCGGGAAAAATCACTTTCTGGCCGCGTGGTGGTCTTTAGCGTCTCGAACCACGAAGAAGATGTCGTCACGGCACTGAAGCGCGGCGCAGACGGCTATCTGCTAAAAGATATGGAGCCAGAAGATCTGCTCAAGGCGTTACAACAGGCTGCCGCCGGAGAGATGGTACTGAGCGAAGCATTAACGCCAGTGCTGGCCGCCAGCCTGCGGGCAAACCGTGCCACCTCTGACCGTGACGTCAGCCAGTTAACACCGCGCGAGCGCGATATTCTGAAGCTGATTGCCCAGGGCCTGCCGAACAAAATGATCGCCCGTCGCCTGGATATCACCGAAAGCACGGTCAAAGTGCATGTCAAACACATGCTGAAGAAAATGAAGTTAAAATCCCGCGTCGAAGCCGCCGTGTGGGTACATCAGGAACGTATTTTCTGA
- a CDS encoding YchO family inverse autotransporter domain-containing protein — protein sequence MQQAKNPFDNNGDGLPDLGLAHPSAEREKHLAEMVKAFGEASMTDNGLNTGEQARQFAFGQVRDAVSGEVNQQIESWLSPWGNASADLLVDENGKFNGSSGRWFIPWRDNNRYLSWSQLGLTQQTDGLVSHAGVGQRWITGNWLLGYNTFYDNLLDENLQRAGLGAEAWGENLHLSANYYQPFSGWREHSDIQEQRMARGYDVTAKAWLPWFHHLNTSISLEQYFGDNVDLFNSGTGNHNPMAVNLGFNYTPVPLVTLTATHKQGESGVSQNILGLKLNYRFGVPLFKQLSASEVATTRSLRGSRYDSPERDSLPVMAFRQRKTLSVYLATPPWDLKGGETVMLKFQIRSARGVRQLHWQGDTQALSLTSPANSTKSDGWSVIMPAWDDREGASNRWRLSVVVEDENGQRVSSNEITLTVVQPLIALPNDDPRWKLLPEE from the coding sequence ATGCAACAGGCGAAAAACCCCTTTGATAACAATGGCGACGGTTTACCGGATCTCGGCCTTGCCCACCCTTCGGCTGAAAGGGAAAAACACCTGGCGGAGATGGTAAAAGCGTTTGGCGAAGCCAGTATGACCGATAATGGTTTGAACACCGGAGAGCAGGCGCGTCAGTTCGCATTTGGTCAGGTGCGTGATGCGGTGAGCGGGGAGGTAAACCAGCAGATTGAATCGTGGCTCTCCCCCTGGGGTAATGCCAGCGCGGATTTACTGGTCGATGAAAATGGCAAATTTAACGGCAGCAGCGGACGCTGGTTTATTCCCTGGCGCGACAACAACCGGTATTTGAGCTGGAGTCAGCTTGGCCTGACGCAACAAACGGACGGGCTGGTGAGTCATGCCGGGGTCGGGCAGCGCTGGATAACCGGAAACTGGCTGCTGGGTTACAACACGTTTTACGACAACCTGCTGGATGAAAACCTTCAGCGTGCCGGGTTGGGAGCGGAAGCGTGGGGTGAAAACCTGCATTTATCGGCCAACTACTATCAACCGTTTTCTGGCTGGCGCGAGCATTCCGACATTCAGGAGCAGCGGATGGCGCGTGGATATGACGTAACGGCCAAAGCCTGGCTACCGTGGTTCCATCACCTGAACACCAGCATCAGCCTTGAGCAGTATTTTGGTGACAACGTCGACCTGTTTAACAGTGGAACGGGCAATCACAACCCGATGGCGGTCAATCTGGGGTTTAATTATACCCCGGTTCCGCTGGTCACCCTGACGGCTACACATAAGCAGGGGGAGAGTGGGGTCAGCCAGAATATCCTCGGGCTAAAACTCAACTATCGCTTTGGCGTACCGCTCTTTAAACAACTTTCAGCCAGCGAAGTTGCCACCACGCGCTCTCTTCGCGGTAGTCGCTATGATTCGCCGGAACGGGATAGCTTACCGGTTATGGCGTTTCGCCAGCGCAAAACGCTGTCGGTTTATCTGGCAACGCCGCCGTGGGATCTGAAAGGGGGTGAAACCGTAATGCTGAAGTTCCAGATACGCAGCGCGCGCGGTGTTCGTCAGCTTCACTGGCAAGGGGATACGCAGGCGCTGAGCCTGACGTCACCGGCAAACAGTACCAAAAGCGATGGCTGGAGCGTCATTATGCCTGCCTGGGATGACCGCGAGGGGGCAAGCAACCGCTGGCGGCTGTCAGTGGTAGTGGAAGATGAAAATGGGCAGCGTGTCTCTTCCAATGAGATCACGCTAACGGTGGTGCAGCCGCTTATCGCATTACCGAATGACGATCCCCGGTGGAAGCTGCTGCCGGAGGAGTGA